Proteins encoded in a region of the Stieleria neptunia genome:
- a CDS encoding MaoC family dehydratase, translating into MPESTANPRDAQPASFRIDSEPTKSVSAETPETVHLVSPPPAIESLPSAIESPPPAIESLPAAIKSLPAAIESLPPADPTLYAEDLAVGDVWQTEMRQITDSDVQAFADLTGDHTPLHGDQGSGSPYGKPIAHGLLGLSVLAGLGTNHPKASTLAFVAVEDWRFVAPVFFGDRVQARNEIVEIEPHGRRAVKVRWLRQLLDETGRVTQEGYFVTLVGSKARGRKKPR; encoded by the coding sequence ATGCCCGAATCAACTGCCAACCCAAGGGACGCCCAACCTGCGAGCTTTCGGATCGATTCGGAACCGACCAAATCGGTCAGTGCGGAAACCCCGGAGACGGTGCATCTGGTCTCACCCCCCCCGGCGATTGAATCACTTCCCTCAGCGATTGAATCCCCCCCCCCAGCGATTGAGTCACTGCCCGCCGCGATTAAATCACTGCCCGCGGCGATTGAATCACTGCCTCCGGCCGATCCGACACTCTACGCGGAAGACTTGGCCGTCGGAGATGTTTGGCAGACTGAGATGCGTCAGATCACCGACAGCGATGTGCAGGCGTTCGCGGACCTGACAGGCGATCACACGCCGTTACACGGTGATCAGGGATCGGGATCTCCTTACGGAAAACCGATCGCCCATGGCTTGCTGGGTCTGAGCGTGTTGGCGGGCCTGGGTACGAATCATCCCAAAGCATCCACGCTGGCCTTTGTCGCGGTCGAAGATTGGCGGTTTGTCGCCCCGGTTTTCTTTGGTGATCGGGTTCAAGCTCGTAACGAAATCGTCGAGATTGAGCCCCATGGTCGCCGTGCCGTGAAAGTCCGCTGGCTGAGACAATTGCTTGACGAAACCGGTCGCGTTACCCAAGAGGGATACTTTGTGACCCTGGTCGGTTCGAAAGCTCGCGGTCGCAAAAAGCCGCGATGA
- a CDS encoding FG-GAP repeat domain-containing protein, translated as MITRIPLRLAMLAPILCTLLFSALLAAGGDVHAGKPVEFTVRMLALDANEGIAAGDVDGDGVTDLVAGRQWFKGGDWAARPLRNIDDWNGYVQSNGDYLFDVNGDGRLDVIAGSFLPTEVYWYENPGEEALRLGKQWPAHLLKDTKKSQNEGQLFEDLDGDGRPEWIVNSWKKDCPMMVYRLLDRTGNSEPASETTQATGKPGGAKKAAAKPENSAKYSLVGHTLGESANGHGVAVGDLNGDGKTDVLVGQGWYEQPQSDPWGQPWIFHADWDLHSSLPMIVTDLDQDGDSDLIIGKGHDYGLSWWEQTEPDKETGKLSFEIHEIDSSFSQPHSLAWVDLDGDGNKDLITGKRYYAHNSRDPGGNEPPCLYYYTWDQASKSFQRHTIDEGHVGCGLQIVAEDLNGDSKVDIAVAGKSGTYLLLAQ; from the coding sequence ATGATCACACGGATCCCGCTTCGTCTCGCCATGTTGGCCCCGATTCTCTGCACGTTGCTGTTCAGCGCTCTGCTGGCGGCCGGCGGCGATGTCCATGCCGGCAAACCGGTTGAATTTACCGTACGGATGCTCGCGCTTGATGCCAACGAGGGGATTGCGGCGGGCGACGTCGATGGCGATGGCGTGACTGATTTGGTGGCCGGTCGCCAGTGGTTCAAGGGCGGCGATTGGGCGGCACGACCGCTGCGCAACATCGATGACTGGAACGGTTATGTGCAAAGCAACGGTGACTACTTGTTCGACGTCAATGGCGACGGCCGGCTGGATGTCATCGCCGGATCGTTCTTGCCGACCGAGGTTTATTGGTACGAAAACCCCGGCGAGGAAGCGTTGCGGTTGGGGAAACAATGGCCGGCCCACTTGCTGAAAGACACCAAGAAGTCTCAGAACGAAGGTCAACTGTTCGAAGACTTGGACGGGGACGGACGCCCCGAGTGGATCGTCAATAGTTGGAAAAAGGATTGCCCCATGATGGTCTATCGGTTGCTCGATCGAACCGGCAATTCGGAGCCCGCCAGCGAGACCACTCAAGCAACCGGCAAGCCGGGCGGCGCGAAGAAAGCGGCTGCCAAACCGGAGAACTCGGCCAAGTATTCTCTCGTCGGGCATACCCTGGGCGAATCCGCCAATGGGCACGGTGTCGCCGTCGGTGATTTGAACGGCGACGGAAAGACCGACGTCTTGGTCGGCCAAGGTTGGTATGAACAGCCGCAATCGGACCCCTGGGGCCAACCCTGGATCTTCCACGCCGACTGGGATTTGCACAGTTCCCTGCCGATGATCGTGACCGATTTGGATCAAGATGGCGACAGCGACCTGATCATCGGCAAAGGGCATGATTACGGATTGTCATGGTGGGAACAAACCGAACCGGACAAGGAGACTGGCAAGCTCTCCTTCGAGATTCACGAGATCGATTCCAGCTTCAGCCAGCCCCACTCGCTGGCTTGGGTTGATCTGGACGGTGACGGCAACAAAGATCTGATCACCGGCAAACGCTACTACGCCCACAACAGTCGTGATCCCGGCGGCAACGAGCCGCCTTGTCTGTACTACTACACGTGGGATCAAGCATCCAAATCATTCCAACGCCACACCATCGATGAAGGTCACGTCGGCTGTGGATTGCAGATCGTGGCCGAAGACCTCAACGGCGACTCCAAAGTGGACATCGCTGTTGCCGGAAAAAGCGGTACGTATCTGTTGCTCGCCCAATGA
- a CDS encoding nucleotide pyrophosphohydrolase has protein sequence MSATEDRAPLTLRQAQDQVDHWIQTIGVRYFDELTNLAQLVEEVGEVARVLSRTCGEQSYKSTDQPGDLADELADVLFVTICLANQTGIDLTAALRANLEKKTKRDKDRHRNNEKLR, from the coding sequence ATGAGTGCGACCGAAGACCGCGCGCCGCTTACGCTTCGTCAGGCGCAGGACCAGGTGGACCATTGGATCCAAACGATCGGCGTTCGTTACTTTGACGAGCTGACCAATTTGGCTCAGCTGGTCGAAGAGGTCGGCGAGGTGGCGCGGGTCCTCTCACGCACCTGTGGCGAGCAATCGTACAAGTCGACCGATCAACCCGGCGACTTGGCTGACGAACTAGCCGACGTGTTGTTCGTGACGATCTGTCTGGCCAATCAGACCGGTATCGACCTGACCGCAGCGCTGCGGGCGAACTTGGAAAAGAAAACCAAGCGCGACAAGGATCGACATCGCAACAACGAGAAACTGCGCTAG
- a CDS encoding class I SAM-dependent methyltransferase, protein MANWYDYPQYFDMLFREETPVEVAFFEEAFQRFAGRKVRRVFEPGCGSGRLVVAMAAKGYDATGLDLSDAMLNYMRRKLKRRKLQATCVKGDMTHLEFEKPFDAAFCTYNTFRHLLTEKDAVAHLRSMADSIATGGIYILGMHLVPEEDYEAVVERFKMSQAGTTLTTTISVPHTDEKKRLETLRVKLKAVKSSGEIVRIQSEFPLRLYTPTQLKRLFKKVSDQFELVASFDFAYDIDDPLPFDKELLEGLFVLRKLGAET, encoded by the coding sequence TTGGCAAACTGGTACGACTACCCCCAATACTTCGACATGCTGTTTCGGGAAGAAACGCCGGTCGAAGTCGCTTTTTTTGAAGAAGCCTTCCAGCGGTTTGCCGGGCGCAAAGTGCGGCGTGTGTTTGAACCCGGATGCGGCAGCGGACGGCTGGTCGTGGCGATGGCCGCCAAGGGCTACGACGCGACGGGCCTGGATCTCAGCGACGCGATGTTGAACTACATGCGTCGCAAGTTGAAACGACGAAAGCTGCAGGCGACGTGCGTCAAGGGCGACATGACGCACCTGGAGTTTGAGAAACCGTTCGACGCGGCGTTTTGCACCTACAACACGTTCCGCCACCTGCTGACCGAAAAGGACGCCGTCGCCCACCTGCGCAGCATGGCCGACTCGATTGCCACCGGCGGGATCTATATTTTGGGCATGCACCTGGTGCCTGAAGAAGACTATGAAGCGGTCGTCGAACGATTCAAAATGAGTCAAGCCGGAACGACGCTCACGACGACCATCAGTGTTCCCCACACCGATGAAAAGAAACGCCTGGAAACCCTGCGCGTGAAACTGAAGGCCGTTAAATCGAGCGGGGAAATCGTCCGCATTCAAAGCGAGTTTCCGCTGCGGCTGTACACGCCAACGCAATTGAAACGACTGTTCAAAAAGGTCAGCGATCAATTTGAATTGGTCGCATCCTTCGACTTCGCCTACGACATCGACGATCCGTTGCCGTTTGACAAAGAACTGCTGGAAGGCCTGTTCGTGCTGCGAAAGTTGGGTGCGGAGACGTAG
- a CDS encoding type II secretion system protein GspG, with product MSRPSSPFAASPRRRRRHRRAARHAFTLLELLLVLAILVVLGGIVAVNVVGTGQAANADATTAQLKMLKSNIDMFQIRMNSLPQTLEELRDGPSDAAKKAKWVAPIITEIPKDAWGNDIDYSVNGNSYELRSGGIDGQKNTEDDIVVTP from the coding sequence ATGTCACGTCCATCGTCCCCATTTGCTGCTTCCCCCCGTCGCCGTCGCCGTCACCGACGTGCGGCTCGACACGCTTTCACGTTGCTCGAGCTGTTGCTGGTTCTTGCCATCCTCGTCGTCCTCGGTGGCATCGTCGCGGTGAACGTCGTGGGGACCGGCCAAGCCGCTAACGCCGACGCGACGACGGCTCAGCTGAAAATGCTCAAGTCGAACATTGACATGTTCCAGATCCGCATGAACAGCTTGCCGCAAACCTTGGAAGAACTCCGTGACGGACCGTCCGATGCGGCCAAAAAAGCGAAATGGGTCGCGCCGATCATCACCGAAATCCCCAAAGACGCCTGGGGCAATGACATCGACTACAGCGTCAACGGCAACAGTTACGAACTCCGCAGCGGAGGCATCGACGGCCAGAAAAACACCGAGGACGACATCGTCGTGACGCCGTAA
- a CDS encoding prepilin-type N-terminal cleavage/methylation domain-containing protein produces the protein MVALEIHRTPERQSGFTLLELLLVLAILSVLASIAIPQVAWLLGDRRIVRGAKQIREELMLARIDSMRQGRILMVDAMLESGQFRVQPYFSTADSVNAIDQTGTQSALLSGAEQAQFVPVIQDESKIRQLDLPDDVVVKSVSVVSAARAMEIQQATMSNQAEGYSQPILFYPDGTTSTAAVVLMHPEHGQITIKLRGITGDVTISEVGANQ, from the coding sequence ATGGTCGCACTTGAGATTCATCGCACGCCAGAACGACAAAGCGGATTCACGCTGCTGGAGTTGCTGTTGGTCTTGGCGATCCTTTCCGTCCTCGCATCGATCGCGATCCCACAAGTCGCCTGGTTGCTCGGTGATCGAAGGATCGTCCGAGGGGCCAAACAGATCCGCGAAGAATTGATGTTGGCCCGCATCGACTCGATGCGGCAGGGTCGGATTTTGATGGTCGACGCCATGCTTGAATCCGGCCAGTTCCGCGTCCAACCGTATTTCTCCACGGCCGACTCGGTCAACGCGATCGACCAGACCGGCACCCAATCGGCTCTGTTGTCCGGTGCCGAGCAGGCTCAATTTGTCCCGGTGATCCAGGACGAATCGAAAATCCGCCAATTGGATCTGCCCGACGACGTGGTGGTCAAAAGCGTGTCGGTCGTTTCGGCGGCCCGGGCGATGGAAATCCAGCAGGCGACGATGAGCAACCAAGCCGAAGGATACAGTCAACCGATCTTGTTTTACCCCGACGGGACCACCAGCACGGCCGCGGTGGTGCTGATGCATCCCGAACACGGGCAAATCACGATCAAGCTGCGCGGCATCACCGGCGACGTCACGATCAGCGAGGTGGGGGCCAATCAATGA
- a CDS encoding type II secretion system protein, translating into MTVTQAPKQDSSKSPSRSRRGGFSLLEMILALAILGSSLAVLAQIAGTGVSAAREARALVTARMICQSKLNEQLLNIQAGQTPTTIVEAPAESFDSASTETFVYTVEVMPGQLDGLLSLRVTVTARAGDGTEQLAAFALDRWVIDPALGLEEAELEEEAAREEIANGGEEPLT; encoded by the coding sequence ATGACCGTCACGCAAGCACCGAAACAGGATTCATCGAAATCACCCTCGCGAAGCCGTCGGGGCGGTTTTTCGCTGTTGGAAATGATCCTGGCGTTGGCCATCCTCGGCAGCAGTCTGGCGGTTTTGGCGCAAATCGCCGGGACCGGCGTCAGCGCCGCTCGCGAAGCCCGCGCGCTGGTGACCGCCAGGATGATCTGCCAATCCAAACTGAACGAACAGTTGTTGAACATCCAGGCGGGCCAAACACCGACGACGATCGTCGAAGCACCGGCCGAATCGTTCGACAGCGCGTCGACCGAAACGTTCGTCTACACGGTCGAAGTCATGCCCGGTCAACTCGATGGATTGCTTTCCCTTCGCGTGACCGTCACGGCCCGCGCCGGCGACGGCACCGAACAACTCGCCGCCTTTGCACTCGATCGCTGGGTGATCGACCCGGCGCTGGGGCTGGAAGAAGCCGAGTTGGAAGAAGAGGCGGCGCGCGAAGAAATCGCCAACGGCGGTGAGGAGCCTCTCACATGA
- a CDS encoding prepilin-type cleavage/methylation domain-containing protein → MIQTGLTNVTNAARLGRPRRRGFTLLELFLTLSMAVVLMTLVNAAFRFYAVDMDSNDMDMRRTMLASAVMQMIEDDLRASLHPEPLDTSALETLLASTAASATGGGNSGDSGDPGDAEAAGMDDPALEEEPVTSVSGVAVLQTPGLIGDQYQLQIDTSRLPRLEEYAMLMDVDPGNLADLPSDLKTVTYYVQAADSIGIEDPLAKLDATTSTTAGGLVRRVLDRSATTFASTSGNLAALGQTGELLAPEVTGIEFSYWDGVTWQIEWNSDELGELPLAVKIQLVMVDPLVAESEQEPRLFQHVVKLSMAKIIEEEEEEDLSGVGL, encoded by the coding sequence ATGATTCAAACGGGCTTGACGAACGTGACGAATGCGGCTCGGTTGGGCCGTCCGCGGCGACGCGGTTTTACTTTGCTGGAACTGTTCTTGACGCTGTCGATGGCCGTCGTCCTGATGACCCTGGTCAACGCGGCGTTCCGATTCTACGCCGTCGACATGGATTCCAATGACATGGACATGCGGCGGACCATGCTGGCCTCGGCCGTGATGCAGATGATCGAAGACGACTTGCGGGCATCGCTGCACCCGGAACCGTTGGACACCAGCGCGCTGGAAACCTTGCTCGCCAGCACCGCCGCTTCGGCCACCGGCGGTGGCAACTCGGGGGATTCCGGAGATCCCGGCGACGCCGAGGCTGCCGGCATGGACGACCCCGCACTGGAAGAGGAACCGGTGACATCGGTCAGCGGGGTTGCCGTGTTGCAGACGCCCGGCTTGATCGGGGACCAGTATCAATTGCAAATCGATACCAGTCGCCTGCCGCGGTTAGAAGAGTATGCCATGTTGATGGACGTCGATCCCGGGAACCTGGCCGATTTGCCCAGCGATTTGAAAACCGTGACCTACTACGTTCAGGCGGCCGACTCGATCGGGATCGAGGATCCGCTGGCCAAGTTGGACGCGACGACCTCGACGACCGCCGGCGGGTTGGTTCGCCGCGTCTTGGATCGCTCCGCAACCACCTTCGCATCGACCTCGGGCAACCTCGCGGCACTCGGCCAGACCGGTGAATTGCTCGCGCCCGAGGTCACGGGGATCGAGTTTTCCTACTGGGACGGCGTGACCTGGCAAATCGAATGGAACAGCGACGAACTGGGGGAACTTCCCCTGGCCGTGAAAATCCAATTGGTCATGGTCGATCCGCTGGTCGCCGAGAGCGAGCAGGAACCACGGCTGTTTCAGCACGTCGTCAAACTGTCGATGGCCAAGATCATCGAAGAGGAAGAGGAAGAAGATCTTTCGGGGGTCGGCCTGTGA
- a CDS encoding type II secretion system minor pseudopilin, with amino-acid sequence MFSPTTTKTQRPGRRRGFFLVLVLLVVVVATLSVYSFTGVMVAYDDAAYLSGDLVRARVAADSGAEAIRLILSQPRMMRDDMGGVYNNPNLFQAIAVSDQDPANVCDFSVPAPDLNENGMLSGIRFGLQDESARLNLNTLTVLDENSEGLMAALSLLSDPDSADVLPESIATALLLALPGMTEEIADSIMDWLDADDEVRPYGAELEYYSGLPTPYEPTNGPINSVEELLLVSGMTPTLLFGADTNRNGVLDPDEQQRFNVTVDTPGALGLAAYFTIHGQEANKQRDGTFRVNINADDLEILYEDLTEVLGDDVYASFICAYRMSGAPSTSLAGAALPDAANAAPDDQPANDGGVWTADLLENFDLSAGGSVEFTQVLDLIDATVTVGGGDDAVTYRSPFDLLTAGIYLPLIMDKLVTGDTPAMPGRINVNECPAELLYGIPFLTEEQVGMILEARGTETDDENRFYETWLMVEGIVTLAEMRNLVPLLTGGGDVYRAQIVGYFESTGLAHRQEVIIDATTVNPKIVSYRDLSHLGRAFDVSVLGIRNTAAVSGDEPAASQ; translated from the coding sequence ATGTTTTCACCCACCACAACCAAGACGCAACGTCCGGGCAGACGGCGAGGTTTTTTCCTGGTGCTGGTGTTGCTGGTCGTCGTCGTCGCCACGTTGTCGGTGTACTCGTTCACCGGAGTGATGGTCGCCTACGACGACGCCGCGTACCTGTCCGGCGACTTGGTCCGTGCCCGCGTGGCCGCCGATTCCGGTGCCGAGGCGATTCGTTTGATCTTGTCTCAACCCCGAATGATGCGGGACGACATGGGAGGCGTCTACAACAATCCCAACCTGTTCCAGGCGATCGCGGTTTCCGATCAAGACCCGGCCAACGTCTGCGACTTTTCCGTTCCCGCGCCGGATCTGAACGAAAACGGCATGCTCAGCGGCATTCGCTTCGGGTTGCAGGACGAATCGGCTCGCTTGAATCTCAACACGTTGACGGTCTTGGATGAAAACTCCGAAGGCTTGATGGCCGCGCTCAGTCTGCTCTCGGATCCGGACAGTGCCGATGTGTTGCCTGAAAGTATCGCTACCGCGTTGTTGTTGGCCTTGCCGGGGATGACCGAAGAGATCGCCGATTCGATCATGGACTGGCTGGACGCCGACGACGAAGTGCGTCCCTATGGTGCGGAGCTGGAGTATTACAGCGGTTTGCCGACGCCCTATGAACCGACCAACGGCCCGATCAACAGCGTCGAAGAATTGTTGCTGGTCAGCGGGATGACCCCGACGCTGCTGTTCGGTGCCGACACCAATCGCAACGGCGTCCTCGATCCGGACGAACAACAACGCTTCAACGTCACCGTCGACACGCCCGGCGCACTCGGCTTGGCGGCCTATTTCACGATCCACGGCCAAGAGGCCAACAAGCAGCGCGACGGCACGTTTCGGGTGAACATCAACGCGGACGATCTGGAAATCCTGTACGAAGACTTGACCGAAGTGCTCGGCGATGACGTCTACGCCAGTTTCATTTGTGCGTACCGCATGTCGGGGGCACCGTCGACGTCGCTCGCCGGAGCGGCTCTGCCGGATGCAGCCAACGCCGCACCGGATGACCAACCGGCCAACGACGGCGGCGTTTGGACGGCGGACCTGCTGGAAAACTTCGATCTGTCGGCCGGCGGTTCCGTCGAATTCACCCAGGTGCTCGATCTGATCGACGCCACGGTCACCGTCGGCGGAGGAGACGACGCGGTGACCTACCGCAGCCCCTTTGATCTGTTGACCGCGGGCATCTACCTGCCGTTGATCATGGACAAACTGGTGACCGGTGACACGCCGGCGATGCCCGGTCGGATCAATGTCAATGAATGCCCCGCGGAACTGCTGTACGGCATCCCGTTTTTGACCGAGGAACAAGTCGGCATGATTCTGGAGGCCCGCGGGACGGAAACCGACGACGAGAACCGGTTCTACGAGACCTGGTTGATGGTCGAAGGCATCGTGACGCTGGCGGAAATGAGAAATTTGGTGCCGCTGTTGACCGGCGGCGGCGACGTCTATCGGGCCCAGATCGTCGGCTACTTTGAATCGACCGGTTTGGCCCATCGCCAAGAAGTGATCATCGACGCGACCACCGTGAACCCCAAAATCGTGTCCTATCGAGACCTCAGCCATCTCGGTCGGGCGTTTGACGTTTCCGTGCTCGGAATCCGCAACACGGCCGCGGTGTCCGGTGACGAGCCCGCTGCCTCCCAGTAA
- the pilM gene encoding type IV pilus biogenesis protein PilM, whose translation MPKRIALDYDDRELRIVVANCNGSKVQVTDAQVIPIPENGSVSEKLRAYITSEGLQKTETLVTIGRGKAELRELQLPPVPDDELPDMVRFQAIRSFASASERAIVDFLVTRRTNENHTLIAAAVSPGDMDRVRELCSTSELLPKRIVLRPLTAASLYLRGQKTPPICVMIDLLTDDAEIVIARDGKVIFVRTVRLPSEARHRSGAIASELHRTMVACGEMSTPDRIVVWGTGAVHTGDIAAIKSTVNCEDVQAVNPFDLVNLQMDRDALPEHVGRLAPLVGLLASDETAPETLIDFLNPRKKPEEEPDRVRRILMIAGPIAAVFLAGFFIYRQFAQWDRKIANATNEVNLLLPSADAAQQSIARTETIDQFLDSDVNWLDEIRRLAEKAPPSDKLIVRNISGTASIRGGGGTLRVVGAVTEPSVIDELEESLRDETHGVVGKGSQEQKGQDTYAWTFTESVMVSGETVRNTRYQRMAERMAEAESESEADTDAEAETEAADEQPPAESTPAEESAEQAPTDDATDVTEVEA comes from the coding sequence ATGCCTAAACGAATAGCCCTCGACTATGACGACCGCGAATTGCGGATCGTCGTCGCCAACTGCAACGGTTCCAAGGTGCAGGTGACCGATGCACAGGTCATCCCGATTCCTGAAAACGGATCGGTCTCGGAAAAGCTACGGGCCTACATCACCAGCGAAGGCCTGCAGAAGACGGAAACGCTCGTCACGATCGGTCGCGGTAAAGCGGAGTTGCGAGAGTTGCAATTGCCGCCGGTGCCCGATGATGAGCTTCCGGACATGGTGCGATTTCAAGCCATCCGCAGCTTTGCGTCGGCCAGCGAGCGCGCCATTGTCGACTTTTTGGTGACCCGTCGTACGAATGAAAACCACACGCTGATTGCGGCGGCCGTTTCTCCGGGGGACATGGATCGTGTCCGCGAACTCTGTTCGACGTCGGAATTGCTGCCCAAACGCATCGTGCTGCGTCCGTTGACCGCCGCATCGCTGTACTTGCGAGGTCAAAAGACGCCGCCGATCTGCGTCATGATCGACTTGCTGACCGACGACGCGGAAATCGTGATCGCCCGGGACGGCAAAGTGATCTTTGTGCGTACCGTTCGATTGCCGTCCGAGGCCCGGCATCGCAGCGGTGCGATCGCCAGCGAGTTGCATCGGACGATGGTGGCCTGTGGCGAGATGTCCACGCCGGATCGAATCGTGGTGTGGGGGACCGGTGCCGTTCACACCGGTGACATCGCGGCCATCAAGAGCACCGTCAACTGCGAGGACGTCCAGGCGGTCAACCCATTCGATCTGGTCAACTTGCAGATGGATCGCGATGCTTTGCCCGAACACGTCGGCCGGCTCGCCCCACTGGTCGGCCTGCTCGCCAGCGACGAAACGGCTCCGGAAACGTTGATCGATTTTCTCAACCCGCGTAAGAAGCCGGAAGAGGAACCCGATCGCGTCCGCCGCATCTTGATGATCGCCGGACCGATTGCCGCGGTGTTCCTGGCCGGCTTCTTCATCTACCGGCAATTCGCCCAGTGGGATCGAAAGATCGCCAACGCGACCAACGAAGTCAACCTGTTGTTGCCGTCGGCCGACGCTGCCCAACAGAGCATCGCTCGGACCGAAACCATCGACCAGTTCCTCGACAGCGATGTCAATTGGTTGGACGAAATCAGACGACTGGCCGAAAAAGCACCGCCGAGCGACAAGCTGATCGTCCGCAATATCTCCGGTACTGCCAGCATTCGCGGCGGCGGAGGCACGCTTCGCGTCGTCGGTGCCGTCACCGAGCCGAGTGTGATCGACGAGTTGGAAGAATCACTGCGTGACGAGACCCATGGCGTCGTCGGTAAGGGATCGCAAGAACAAAAAGGCCAAGACACCTATGCCTGGACGTTCACCGAATCGGTGATGGTCTCCGGTGAAACGGTTCGCAACACCCGCTACCAGCGGATGGCCGAGCGGATGGCCGAGGCCGAATCGGAGTCGGAAGCGGATACAGATGCCGAAGCGGAAACTGAGGCCGCCGATGAACAACCGCCGGCCGAATCGACGCCGGCCGAAGAGTCTGCCGAACAAGCACCTACTGATGACGCGACCGATGTGACGGAGGTCGAAGCATGA
- a CDS encoding cadherin repeat domain-containing protein → MNQRERVLAILVGGLFVLGLGQWGFTKYKTAIKQRRTQYESLQERQIQLSEQRNQGALADRQMGEYLVRSVSSDVERARSDYQSWLFDVVENHNIQDAKIDSGRTSPVGDLYQQMTFLLTGRAEVENIFEFMHEIQSKDYLHRIREFDLKPSKTESGFTISMTIEVASLRNAPVDANAPDTNAWRVDPDSLAYSDPILNRNLFEPPNRAPSYGGSDTIEVTKGRSEAVSLVFKDAEQHRLSYELVDPPENVSIDDRSGTLRVSSDELTEFDVTVRVTDQGYPKRVVEETLLVKVVDPPPPPPPEKPPLEFDDAKQTYLTGLVQGAEDWTAWMNVRTRGKTLKLRVGDEFEIGSVRGVVESIDADSVKIKIGEKTIALTSGGTLKSAVDSVE, encoded by the coding sequence ATGAACCAGCGAGAACGAGTATTAGCGATCTTGGTCGGCGGACTGTTTGTCCTCGGGCTCGGCCAATGGGGATTCACAAAATACAAAACCGCCATCAAACAGCGGCGTACCCAATACGAGTCGCTTCAAGAACGACAGATTCAACTTTCCGAACAACGCAATCAAGGTGCACTGGCCGACCGCCAGATGGGCGAATACCTGGTGCGGTCGGTTTCCAGCGACGTCGAGCGTGCCCGCAGCGACTACCAAAGTTGGCTGTTTGATGTCGTGGAAAACCACAACATCCAAGACGCCAAGATCGACAGCGGGCGGACGAGTCCCGTCGGCGATCTGTATCAACAAATGACGTTTCTGCTGACGGGGCGTGCCGAAGTGGAAAACATTTTTGAGTTCATGCACGAGATCCAATCCAAAGACTATTTGCATCGGATCCGCGAGTTTGATCTCAAACCGTCCAAGACCGAATCGGGGTTCACGATCAGCATGACCATCGAAGTGGCTTCGCTGAGAAACGCTCCCGTCGACGCCAACGCGCCGGACACCAACGCCTGGCGCGTGGATCCGGATTCGCTGGCCTACAGCGATCCGATCTTGAATCGCAACCTGTTCGAGCCGCCCAACCGGGCGCCTTCCTACGGCGGCAGCGACACAATTGAAGTGACCAAGGGACGCAGCGAAGCCGTTTCGCTGGTGTTCAAGGACGCCGAGCAACACCGGCTGTCCTATGAATTGGTCGATCCGCCTGAGAACGTTTCGATTGACGATCGCAGCGGCACGTTGCGTGTCAGCAGCGACGAACTGACGGAGTTCGACGTGACGGTTCGTGTCACCGATCAAGGTTACCCGAAACGGGTCGTCGAAGAAACGTTGCTGGTCAAGGTCGTCGATCCGCCTCCACCGCCGCCGCCTGAAAAGCCGCCGTTGGAGTTTGATGATGCCAAGCAGACGTATCTGACCGGATTGGTGCAGGGTGCCGAAGATTGGACGGCCTGGATGAACGTCCGAACGCGCGGCAAGACGCTGAAGCTGCGTGTCGGCGACGAATTTGAAATCGGCAGCGTGCGTGGAGTCGTCGAATCGATCGATGCAGACAGCGTGAAGATCAAAATCGGCGAAAAAACCATCGCGCTGACCAGCGGCGGAACACTCAAATCCGCCGTCGATTCGGTGGAGTGA